In the genome of Streptomyces collinus, one region contains:
- a CDS encoding RidA family protein produces MIRRVTVPALFPPPAYSHVSVVEAGTRLAFLAGSVPLGPDGALVGPGDPVRQAEQVIANLREQLDAVGSDLAHVVATDVYVVSGEPAVLSAVWSVVEASGLSTGPHSSTLIGVACLGYTGQLVEITATAVVPE; encoded by the coding sequence GTGATCCGCCGCGTCACCGTCCCGGCCCTCTTCCCGCCTCCCGCCTACTCCCATGTGTCCGTCGTCGAGGCCGGCACGCGGCTGGCGTTCCTCGCCGGTTCCGTTCCGCTGGGCCCCGACGGCGCGCTGGTCGGGCCGGGGGATCCGGTGCGGCAGGCCGAGCAGGTCATCGCCAACCTGCGGGAGCAACTGGACGCCGTCGGCAGCGATCTGGCGCACGTCGTGGCGACCGACGTCTACGTGGTGAGCGGTGAACCGGCCGTACTGTCGGCCGTCTGGAGTGTGGTCGAGGCGTCCGGCCTCAGTACGGGCCCGCACTCCTCGACGCTGATCGGCGTGGCGTGCCTCGGGTACACGGGGCAGCTGGTGGAGATTACGGCGACAGCCGTCGTTCCCGAGTAG
- a CDS encoding NCS1 family nucleobase:cation symporter-1 gives MSLADRAADTGTPAFVPDPRLTNEDLAPAKKRNWKVFDLFAMWMSDVHNLGNYTFAAGLLFLGMNVWQIFTSLLVGFVIIYIGMNWMGKIGQRHGVPFPVVSRIAFGIWGANIPALIRAVIAIMWYGIQTYLASVAVNVMLLAAWPGLESWTHNSFLGLDALGWVSFIALWLVQAAIISRGMESVRKFQDFCGPAIWFVMIALAVWVLYKADWTISLTSTPHPVSVGEQWRQWFGAIGLVLATYGTLMLNFCDFSRFAPDYKSVKRGNFWGLPVNSTAFVIVSVIVTAGAFEVFGKEITDPAYLVAEIGNTWVLVLGALTFAIATMGVNIVANFVSPAYDLANVWPQKITFKIGGMISTVAALLVTPWNLFSNPTVVNYFLGGLGAFLGPLFGVIMVDYYWVKRGRVNVDELFDASPGARYHYRRGFNPKALWAFLPAAGVAAVLALVKTFSDVAPYSWFIGTALAAGLYAALCRPERATAEV, from the coding sequence GTGTCACTCGCCGACCGTGCCGCAGACACCGGCACCCCAGCGTTCGTCCCCGATCCCCGGCTCACCAACGAAGACCTCGCGCCCGCCAAGAAGCGCAACTGGAAGGTCTTCGACCTCTTCGCCATGTGGATGTCCGACGTCCACAACCTCGGCAACTACACCTTCGCCGCCGGACTGCTCTTCCTCGGCATGAACGTCTGGCAGATCTTCACGTCCCTGCTCGTCGGGTTCGTGATCATCTACATCGGCATGAACTGGATGGGGAAGATCGGCCAGCGCCACGGCGTGCCCTTCCCGGTGGTCAGCCGGATCGCCTTCGGCATCTGGGGCGCCAACATCCCAGCGCTGATCAGGGCCGTGATCGCCATCATGTGGTACGGCATCCAGACCTACCTCGCCTCGGTCGCCGTCAACGTGATGCTGCTGGCGGCCTGGCCGGGCCTGGAGTCGTGGACGCACAACTCCTTCCTCGGCCTGGACGCGCTCGGCTGGGTCTCCTTCATCGCACTGTGGCTGGTGCAGGCGGCGATCATCAGCCGGGGCATGGAGTCGGTCCGCAAGTTCCAGGACTTCTGCGGCCCGGCGATCTGGTTCGTGATGATCGCGCTGGCCGTGTGGGTCCTCTACAAGGCCGACTGGACGATCTCGCTCACCTCCACCCCGCACCCGGTCTCCGTCGGCGAGCAGTGGCGCCAGTGGTTCGGCGCGATCGGCCTGGTCCTCGCCACCTACGGCACCCTGATGCTCAACTTCTGCGACTTCTCCCGCTTCGCCCCCGACTACAAGTCCGTCAAGCGCGGCAACTTCTGGGGCCTGCCGGTCAACTCCACGGCCTTCGTGATCGTGTCGGTCATCGTCACCGCGGGCGCCTTCGAGGTCTTCGGCAAGGAGATCACCGACCCCGCCTACCTGGTCGCCGAGATCGGCAACACCTGGGTACTGGTGCTGGGCGCGCTGACCTTCGCCATCGCCACCATGGGCGTCAACATCGTCGCCAACTTCGTCTCACCGGCCTACGACCTGGCCAATGTGTGGCCGCAGAAGATCACCTTCAAGATCGGCGGCATGATCAGCACGGTCGCGGCCCTGCTCGTCACCCCCTGGAACCTCTTCTCCAACCCGACCGTCGTGAACTACTTCCTCGGCGGCCTCGGTGCCTTCCTCGGCCCGCTGTTCGGCGTGATCATGGTCGACTACTACTGGGTCAAGCGCGGCCGGGTGAACGTGGACGAGCTGTTCGACGCCTCTCCCGGGGCCCGCTACCACTACCGCAGGGGCTTCAACCCCAAGGCGCTGTGGGCGTTCCTGCCGGCGGCGGGTGTCGCGGCGGTGCTCGCGCTGGTGAAGACCTTCAGCGACGTGGCCCCGTACTCCTGGTTCATCGGCACGGCGCTCGCCGCCGGCCTGTACGCGGCCCTGTGCCGTCCCGAGCGCGCCACCGCGGAGGTCTGA
- a CDS encoding expansin EXLX1 family cellulose-binding protein, with protein sequence MASASHRRPLRKRRTALVWTVAVAAVGLLVSLVIALRPGGEPDTVRTAAGTAATRPSASPTTHKPAPAPKPSKTSPAPRRTPGAAASATTPPARPSPAATRPSAPRPASGTAPLAGRIKPGTAYTGVATHYDAKDGDGACLYGPSPDLMVAAMNHADYETSKACGAYILVRAASGASVTVRVTNECPLPCAPGQLDLSKEAFAKLAGLSAGRIPITWSLLSPGTSDSVAIRYKTGSSRHWCGIQALGHRNPLARLEVRSGGGWSRLTRTEYNYFLSPDGTGCGGSLRLTDIYGEQLTVDGLAIRPDTVQPTRVQFSRR encoded by the coding sequence GTGGCATCCGCATCCCATCGCCGTCCCCTCCGCAAGCGGCGCACGGCCCTCGTCTGGACCGTCGCCGTGGCGGCCGTGGGACTCCTGGTCTCGCTCGTGATCGCCCTGCGCCCGGGCGGCGAACCGGACACGGTACGGACGGCTGCCGGGACGGCCGCCACCCGCCCGAGCGCCTCGCCGACGACACACAAGCCCGCACCGGCACCGAAGCCCTCGAAGACCTCCCCGGCGCCGAGGCGCACCCCGGGCGCCGCGGCCTCCGCGACCACTCCGCCGGCGCGGCCCTCGCCCGCCGCCACCCGGCCGTCCGCGCCGCGTCCGGCGTCCGGCACCGCACCCCTGGCGGGACGGATCAAGCCCGGAACCGCCTACACCGGCGTCGCCACCCACTACGACGCGAAGGACGGTGACGGCGCCTGCCTGTACGGCCCGAGCCCCGATCTCATGGTCGCGGCGATGAACCACGCCGACTACGAGACGTCAAAGGCGTGCGGGGCGTACATCCTGGTCCGCGCGGCAAGCGGCGCCTCCGTCACCGTCCGGGTCACCAACGAGTGCCCGCTGCCGTGCGCCCCCGGGCAACTCGACCTCAGCAAGGAGGCCTTCGCGAAGCTCGCCGGCCTGTCCGCGGGACGCATACCGATCACCTGGAGCCTGCTGAGCCCCGGCACGTCCGACTCGGTCGCCATCCGCTACAAGACCGGCTCCAGCCGCCACTGGTGCGGCATCCAGGCACTCGGCCACCGCAACCCGCTGGCCCGACTGGAGGTCAGGTCCGGCGGCGGCTGGAGCCGGCTGACGCGCACCGAGTACAACTACTTCCTCTCCCCCGACGGCACCGGCTGCGGCGGCTCCCTCAGGCTCACCGACATCTACGGTGAACAGCTCACCGTCGACGGCCTCGCGATCCGCCCGGACACCGTCCAGCCGACCCGCGTGCAGTTCAGCCGGCGGTGA
- a CDS encoding nucleotidyltransferase domain-containing protein, producing MPTVPDHAFLATTADCLAALPAVEAVALGGSRALGTERPDSDWDLAVYYRGAFDPAEIRAVGWEGEVCELGAWGGGVFNSGAWLTIEGRRVDVHYRDLAVVEHERAEAEQGRFRVEPLMFHLAGIPTYLLLAELAINQVLRGELPRPGAYPPPLRVSAPAHWHGMAAAGLAYARAGHAPKNAVTQVAGAIALAATQTAHAVLAARGEWVTNDKGLVARAGLQEVDTLVRNLPDGPAALTRAVTDVETLLARAVRAVTAG from the coding sequence GTGCCGACCGTCCCGGACCACGCCTTCCTCGCCACCACCGCCGACTGCCTCGCCGCCCTGCCCGCAGTGGAGGCCGTCGCCCTCGGCGGCTCCCGGGCCCTGGGCACCGAACGGCCCGACAGCGACTGGGATCTGGCGGTCTACTACCGCGGCGCCTTCGACCCGGCCGAGATCCGTGCGGTCGGCTGGGAGGGCGAGGTCTGCGAGCTCGGCGCCTGGGGCGGCGGCGTGTTCAACTCAGGCGCCTGGCTGACGATCGAGGGCAGGAGGGTGGACGTCCACTACCGCGATCTGGCCGTCGTCGAACACGAACGGGCCGAGGCGGAACAGGGCCGCTTCCGCGTCGAGCCCCTCATGTTCCACCTGGCCGGCATCCCGACCTACCTCCTTCTCGCCGAACTCGCGATCAACCAGGTGCTGCGGGGCGAACTGCCGCGTCCGGGCGCCTATCCGCCGCCACTGCGCGTCAGCGCCCCGGCGCACTGGCACGGCATGGCCGCGGCCGGCCTCGCCTACGCCAGGGCCGGCCACGCCCCGAAGAACGCCGTCACCCAGGTCGCGGGCGCGATCGCCCTCGCCGCGACCCAGACCGCACACGCGGTGCTGGCGGCGCGCGGGGAGTGGGTCACGAACGACAAGGGGCTGGTGGCGCGGGCGGGACTACAGGAGGTGGACACGCTCGTGCGGAACCTCCCGGACGGCCCGGCCGCGCTCACCCGGGCCGTCACCGACGTGGAGACGCTCCTCGCCCGGGCCGTTCGCGCCGTCACCGCCGGCTGA
- a CDS encoding gamma carbonic anhydrase family protein: protein MLIEHRGRRPVVPESAYVAPTAVLCGAVVLGERSRVLHGAVLTAEDGEVRTGSDVVVMENALVRGRSAHPAVIGDAVLIGPHAHVNGATLEDEVFVATGACVFPGAVAGAGSELRIHSVLHVNSVLPPGTVLPIGWIAAGAPRARLFAPGEHDELWQIQEALDFPGTVYGIPRGTPMREVMARQVGFYGAHHDDVTLDGPA, encoded by the coding sequence ATGTTGATCGAGCACCGCGGGCGGCGTCCCGTCGTCCCCGAGTCCGCGTACGTCGCCCCGACGGCCGTCCTGTGCGGGGCCGTCGTCCTCGGTGAGCGCAGCCGGGTGCTGCACGGGGCCGTGCTCACCGCGGAGGACGGCGAGGTGCGGACCGGGTCGGACGTCGTCGTGATGGAGAACGCGCTGGTGCGGGGTCGGTCCGCGCACCCCGCCGTAATCGGTGACGCGGTGCTGATCGGCCCGCACGCCCATGTCAACGGGGCGACCCTGGAGGACGAGGTCTTCGTGGCCACGGGCGCCTGCGTCTTCCCGGGGGCCGTAGCGGGTGCCGGTTCGGAGCTGCGCATCCACAGCGTGCTGCACGTCAACTCCGTGCTGCCGCCCGGCACCGTCCTGCCCATCGGCTGGATCGCGGCGGGCGCGCCCCGGGCCCGGCTCTTCGCCCCCGGGGAGCACGACGAACTCTGGCAGATCCAGGAGGCGCTGGACTTCCCCGGCACGGTGTACGGCATCCCGCGGGGCACGCCGATGCGGGAGGTGATGGCCCGGCAGGTGGGGTTCTACGGAGCCCATCACGACGACGTCACCCTCGACGGCCCGGCATGA
- a CDS encoding GntR family transcriptional regulator, translating into MTKIEPLGAVRERVTADLRQEIIAGSLRPGDRLVERELAERFGVSRVPVREAIRALVAEGFVHFETPRRTVVRRLTPTDVKELFELREALEVYAAGLAASRATPEDLAEVQELVDRAATATEAGDAEVITDVNSRLHDRIMAMAGNSLLTEALEPVAGRLRWMTRRNEEWPQLLVEHRELYEAIASGDPERARAHALTHVRTNYRSTVRHLFGEEAP; encoded by the coding sequence ATGACGAAGATCGAACCCCTCGGAGCGGTACGCGAACGCGTCACGGCCGATCTGCGCCAGGAGATCATCGCGGGCAGCCTCCGTCCCGGGGACCGCCTGGTCGAACGCGAGCTGGCGGAACGTTTCGGTGTCTCGCGCGTGCCCGTCCGGGAGGCGATCCGGGCCCTCGTGGCCGAGGGCTTCGTCCATTTCGAGACACCCCGCCGCACGGTAGTACGCCGTCTCACCCCGACCGACGTCAAGGAACTGTTCGAACTGCGAGAAGCCCTGGAGGTCTACGCCGCCGGACTCGCCGCCTCCCGGGCGACGCCGGAGGACCTGGCGGAGGTCCAGGAACTGGTCGACCGCGCGGCCACCGCGACCGAGGCCGGGGACGCCGAGGTGATCACCGACGTCAACAGCCGTCTGCACGACCGCATCATGGCGATGGCGGGCAACAGCCTGCTGACCGAGGCCCTGGAACCGGTCGCCGGCCGCCTGCGCTGGATGACCCGGCGCAACGAGGAGTGGCCGCAGCTCCTCGTGGAGCACCGCGAGCTGTACGAGGCCATCGCCTCGGGCGACCCGGAACGGGCCCGCGCGCACGCGCTGACGCACGTGCGGACCAACTACCGCTCCACGGTCCGGCACCTGTTCGGCGAGGAGGCTCCCTAG
- a CDS encoding uracil-DNA glycosylase gives MDASGLTLLDRRIADCRACPRLVSWREEAARVKRAAYADWTYWGRPVPGFGPADARLLIVGLAPAAHGGNRTGRMFTGDRSGDVLYKALHDVGLASRPTAEHAHDGLELYGVRVTSPVHCAPPANKPTPEERDTCRPWLVQELRLLRPTLRAVVVLGAFGWQAALPAFAAAGWSVPRPRPAFTHGARYPLDGLELFGCFHVSQRNTFTGRLTPTMLREVLSTAGRAAGLPTGTP, from the coding sequence ATGGACGCCAGCGGACTCACCCTCCTCGACCGGCGCATCGCCGACTGCCGGGCCTGCCCGCGACTGGTCTCCTGGCGCGAGGAGGCGGCCCGTGTCAAGCGAGCCGCCTACGCCGACTGGACGTACTGGGGCCGTCCGGTGCCCGGCTTCGGGCCCGCGGACGCCCGGCTGCTGATCGTGGGGCTCGCCCCCGCCGCCCACGGCGGCAACCGCACCGGCCGGATGTTCACCGGCGACCGCTCCGGAGACGTCCTCTACAAGGCGCTGCACGACGTGGGCCTCGCCTCCCGGCCGACCGCCGAGCACGCCCACGACGGCCTGGAACTGTACGGCGTGCGCGTCACCTCGCCCGTGCACTGCGCCCCGCCCGCCAACAAGCCCACCCCCGAGGAGCGGGACACCTGCCGCCCCTGGCTCGTGCAGGAACTGCGGCTGCTGCGCCCGACGCTGCGGGCCGTGGTCGTGCTCGGTGCCTTCGGATGGCAGGCGGCGCTGCCGGCGTTCGCCGCGGCCGGCTGGTCCGTGCCCCGGCCGCGCCCCGCCTTCACCCACGGCGCCCGGTACCCCCTGGACGGCCTGGAACTCTTCGGCTGCTTCCACGTCAGCCAGCGCAACACCTTCACCGGCCGGCTCACCCCCACGATGCTGCGCGAGGTCCTGAGCACGGCCGGGCGGGCGGCGGGCCTGCCCACCGGCACTCCCTAG
- a CDS encoding endonuclease/exonuclease/phosphatase family protein produces MLLGTWNLENLYRPGGPYGPPDEAGYEAKLAALAAVITELDPALLGVQEVGDPEALKDLAGMLDDDWHVAVSEHPDSRGIRVGFLSRTPLTVVADTRAFPAQLRPVQADDAGLTAGQAGRGVLAVEIDGGDGPLRVAVCHLKSKLLSYPDGRFQPRDEGERARYGAYALYRRAAEATALRALADELLAGDGQGRDVAILGDLNDEVQAATTQILLGPPGSEIGTPGYDRPDRGDATRLWDVAPLIPPGQRWSRVNSGRRELIDHVLLSHRLVHRTTAAGTGLPGEGPPGLPSVGPDPAERRGEPGSDHAPVWVRVGG; encoded by the coding sequence ATGCTCCTCGGCACCTGGAATCTGGAGAACCTCTACCGGCCCGGCGGCCCGTACGGCCCGCCGGACGAGGCCGGGTACGAGGCGAAGCTCGCCGCGCTCGCCGCCGTGATCACGGAACTCGATCCGGCCCTGCTCGGCGTGCAGGAGGTCGGCGACCCCGAGGCCCTGAAGGACCTGGCCGGGATGCTCGACGACGACTGGCACGTCGCCGTGTCCGAGCATCCGGACAGCCGGGGCATACGGGTCGGGTTCCTGAGCCGTACGCCGCTGACGGTGGTGGCCGACACGCGGGCGTTCCCGGCACAGCTGCGTCCCGTCCAGGCGGACGATGCGGGGCTGACGGCGGGGCAGGCGGGGCGGGGCGTCCTGGCCGTGGAGATCGACGGCGGGGACGGGCCGCTGCGGGTGGCCGTCTGCCATCTGAAGTCGAAGCTGCTGTCGTACCCGGACGGCCGGTTCCAGCCGCGCGACGAGGGCGAACGGGCCCGCTACGGCGCCTACGCCCTGTACCGCCGGGCGGCCGAGGCGACGGCGCTGCGCGCGCTCGCGGACGAGCTGCTGGCCGGTGACGGGCAGGGGCGGGACGTGGCGATACTGGGCGACCTGAACGACGAGGTGCAGGCGGCGACCACGCAGATCCTGCTCGGCCCGCCCGGCTCGGAGATCGGCACCCCGGGCTACGACCGGCCCGACCGGGGCGACGCGACGCGGCTGTGGGACGTGGCCCCGCTCATCCCGCCCGGGCAGCGCTGGTCCCGGGTGAACTCCGGGCGGCGCGAGCTGATCGACCACGTGCTGCTGAGCCACCGCCTGGTGCACCGGACGACGGCGGCGGGCACGGGCCTGCCGGGCGAGGGCCCGCCCGGCCTGCCGTCGGTCGGCCCCGATCCGGCGGAGCGCCGCGGCGAACCCGGGTCGGACCACGCTCCGGTGTGGGTACGGGTCGGCGGCTGA
- a CDS encoding FUSC family protein, which translates to MSRRIAPHLPPWLAHALSAQRGPVPWSAVTRGALSAGPLLLVAVQTGLTSLGVVAAVAAMLAGINDRPGSRRVSVKRIGVPALGGALGLVIGTYTGQETGSVVLTVVLTAVGLVAGGMSAVGPVASAVGTQLLVGSAIGAGMPLPEPGWERALAYLAGAGWLLVLRLVLPTPGSLAGDFRFDGERAAVAGVYEAVAELLDAVGGPDAIRRRAALTAALDHAQDALAGPRLRRYASSSTERRLHAQYAAALPLAEAATALAWAEEPIAERASEGPRRLAAAVRGNTHTGPLPAPSRSAPALRALDDALLHAAEVFDQGRGGDLHTRPRSAGDRLRAAFGSAGREYGLRVALCFGASSAVAQALHQSQWYGQHEHWYWLPATAVFLVKPDLGPLASRVLNRAAGTVLGALLFAGLAAVLPRPEGLIALVALSGALIPVATRHFAAQTAVVTVLVLALVMVGGEPQASAGRIGETLLACAIVLIVGHLPMPGQRGGGVRARLAAASDAAHAYLTHVLDEADAPRIGTSGTPSDHRTTRWTLRREAYRTLAEARSAISLSAHELPALARHTEGADEVAGLLERLVDTTTACAVHLDDRGRLGPRHEERLAAVLAELSRRGERVGLRPPPRTPLAG; encoded by the coding sequence GTGTCCCGCCGCATCGCCCCGCATCTGCCGCCCTGGCTCGCGCACGCCCTGAGCGCACAGCGGGGGCCGGTGCCCTGGAGCGCGGTGACGCGGGGGGCCCTGTCCGCCGGGCCGTTGCTGCTCGTGGCCGTGCAGACCGGTCTGACCTCCCTCGGCGTCGTCGCCGCCGTCGCCGCCATGCTGGCCGGGATCAACGACCGGCCCGGGAGCCGGCGCGTCTCGGTCAAGCGGATCGGAGTGCCCGCCCTGGGCGGTGCGCTGGGCCTCGTGATCGGGACCTACACCGGGCAGGAGACCGGGTCGGTCGTGCTCACCGTGGTCCTCACGGCCGTCGGGCTCGTCGCCGGAGGGATGAGCGCCGTCGGTCCCGTCGCCTCCGCCGTCGGGACGCAGCTGCTGGTCGGCTCGGCGATCGGCGCCGGGATGCCCCTGCCCGAGCCGGGCTGGGAGCGGGCGCTCGCCTATCTCGCCGGGGCGGGATGGCTGCTCGTGCTGCGGCTCGTCCTGCCCACGCCCGGCTCCCTCGCCGGTGACTTCCGCTTCGACGGGGAGCGCGCGGCCGTGGCCGGTGTGTACGAGGCCGTCGCCGAACTGCTCGACGCCGTCGGCGGGCCGGACGCCATCCGCCGCCGGGCCGCCCTGACCGCCGCCCTCGACCACGCCCAGGACGCCCTCGCCGGGCCCCGGCTGCGGAGGTACGCCTCCTCCTCCACCGAGCGGCGGCTGCACGCGCAGTACGCCGCCGCCCTGCCCCTCGCCGAGGCCGCCACCGCGCTGGCCTGGGCCGAGGAGCCCATAGCCGAACGGGCCTCCGAAGGCCCCCGGCGGCTCGCCGCCGCCGTGCGCGGGAACACCCACACCGGGCCGCTGCCCGCCCCGTCCCGGTCGGCACCCGCCCTGCGCGCCCTCGACGACGCCCTCCTGCACGCCGCCGAGGTGTTCGACCAGGGCCGGGGCGGTGATCTGCACACCCGTCCCCGCAGTGCAGGGGACCGGCTGCGCGCCGCCTTCGGCAGTGCCGGACGCGAGTACGGACTGCGCGTAGCCCTCTGCTTCGGCGCCAGCTCCGCGGTCGCCCAGGCGCTGCACCAGAGCCAGTGGTACGGGCAGCACGAGCACTGGTACTGGCTGCCCGCCACCGCCGTGTTCCTGGTCAAGCCCGACCTGGGGCCGCTGGCCTCGCGGGTGCTGAACCGGGCCGCCGGGACCGTCCTCGGGGCGCTGCTCTTCGCGGGGCTCGCCGCGGTCCTGCCCCGCCCGGAAGGGCTCATCGCGCTCGTCGCCCTCAGCGGCGCGCTCATACCCGTGGCCACCCGCCACTTCGCCGCCCAGACCGCCGTCGTCACCGTCCTGGTCCTCGCACTCGTCATGGTCGGCGGCGAGCCCCAGGCCTCCGCCGGCCGGATCGGCGAGACGCTGCTGGCCTGCGCGATCGTGCTGATCGTCGGACACCTGCCGATGCCCGGACAGCGCGGCGGGGGAGTGCGCGCCCGGCTCGCGGCGGCGAGCGACGCCGCGCACGCCTACCTCACGCACGTCCTCGACGAGGCCGACGCCCCCCGCATCGGGACCTCGGGCACGCCCTCCGACCACCGCACCACCCGCTGGACCCTGCGCCGCGAGGCCTACCGCACCCTGGCCGAGGCCCGGTCGGCCATCTCCCTCTCCGCACACGAACTGCCCGCCCTCGCCCGGCACACCGAGGGCGCGGACGAGGTGGCCGGCCTCCTCGAACGCCTCGTCGACACCACGACCGCCTGCGCCGTGCACCTCGACGACAGGGGCCGGCTCGGGCCCCGCCACGAGGAGCGCCTCGCGGCCGTCCTCGCCGAACTCTCCCGCCGGGGTGAGCGGGTGGGACTACGGCCACCGCCCCGGACACCCCTCGCCGGCTAG
- a CDS encoding aspartate/glutamate racemase family protein translates to MRIVVTNCNTTQEMTEEIVRGARAAAGPGTTVTGLTPAWGPASAEGWLDSYLSAAAVLDTLRTYDGAPYDAVVMAGFGEHGREGVRELVDVPVVDITEAAAHLACLLGRRYGVVTTLERSCGQIEDSLETAGVARNCAAVVGTGLNVLDLGDDERTETAFLAAAERACAAGAEALVLGCAGMTGLQRVVGEKLGLPVVDGVAAAVKLAESLVALGLTTSRVGSYAEPLPKRRAWGRPAGR, encoded by the coding sequence GTGCGAATCGTCGTCACCAACTGCAACACCACGCAGGAGATGACCGAGGAGATCGTACGAGGTGCCCGGGCCGCCGCAGGTCCGGGCACCACCGTGACCGGACTGACTCCCGCCTGGGGGCCGGCGTCGGCGGAGGGCTGGCTCGACAGCTACCTGTCCGCCGCGGCCGTCCTGGACACGCTGCGGACCTATGACGGAGCGCCGTACGACGCCGTGGTCATGGCCGGATTCGGGGAACACGGCAGGGAGGGCGTGCGGGAACTGGTGGACGTACCGGTCGTCGACATCACCGAGGCCGCCGCACACCTCGCCTGCCTGCTGGGCCGCCGCTACGGCGTCGTGACCACGCTGGAGCGCTCGTGCGGCCAGATCGAGGACAGTCTGGAGACGGCGGGCGTGGCACGGAACTGCGCGGCTGTCGTCGGAACGGGCCTGAACGTGCTCGACCTCGGCGACGACGAACGCACCGAGACGGCGTTCCTGGCCGCCGCCGAACGGGCCTGCGCGGCCGGGGCGGAGGCCCTCGTCCTCGGCTGCGCCGGCATGACGGGGCTGCAACGGGTCGTCGGGGAGAAGCTGGGCCTGCCGGTCGTCGACGGGGTCGCGGCGGCGGTCAAACTGGCGGAGTCCCTGGTGGCACTGGGGCTGACCACGAGCCGGGTGGGGAGCTACGCCGAGCCGCTCCCGAAACGGAGGGCATGGGGCAGGCCCGCGGGGCGGTAG
- a CDS encoding amidohydrolase, with product MTPSAADDPAELIISACTVLVHDDQERIGFVQDASIVVRGGIVEAVTTTAEAADLPAAERIDAAGQVALPGLINCHTHAPMVALRGLAEDLPTEEWFNDVVWPVESNLTATDVELGAQLACAEMIRAGVTCFADHYFAMDAVARVVAESGMRALLGEAFFSSQGPEGRERSLEFALRHRGAADGRITTALAPHAPYTVDDADLATTAELARTHGLPVHLHAAENRDQTETSLARHGVTPIEVLERTTLLHTDLLLAHGTGIVDSDLPLLERADGRTAVATAPRGYLKFAWPDTTPVRALRDIGIDVGLATDGAASNNSLDVWESMALTSLVQKSSEGDPRRLTSRQALHHATLQSARAVGLGDSAGSIAPGRRADIVLVDLTGPHTQPVHDLAATLVHSARSADVRTTIVDGRILMRDRELLTIDVPAVVRELGERLPALVDRSHGRRVQRYDT from the coding sequence GTGACGCCTTCTGCCGCGGACGATCCCGCCGAGCTCATCATCAGCGCATGTACGGTCCTCGTGCACGACGATCAAGAGCGGATCGGGTTCGTGCAGGACGCCTCGATCGTCGTGCGGGGCGGGATCGTCGAGGCCGTCACGACCACCGCGGAGGCCGCGGACCTGCCCGCCGCCGAGCGGATCGACGCCGCCGGCCAGGTCGCCCTGCCCGGCTTGATCAACTGTCACACGCACGCGCCGATGGTCGCGCTGCGCGGACTCGCCGAGGACCTCCCCACCGAGGAGTGGTTCAACGACGTCGTCTGGCCCGTCGAGTCCAACCTCACGGCGACGGACGTCGAGCTGGGGGCGCAGCTCGCCTGCGCCGAGATGATCCGGGCGGGCGTCACCTGCTTCGCCGACCACTACTTCGCCATGGACGCGGTGGCCCGGGTCGTCGCTGAATCCGGCATGCGGGCGCTGCTCGGCGAGGCCTTCTTCTCCTCGCAGGGGCCCGAAGGCCGGGAGCGGTCGCTGGAGTTCGCGCTGCGCCACCGCGGAGCGGCCGACGGCCGGATCACGACCGCGCTCGCGCCGCACGCCCCCTACACGGTCGACGACGCCGACCTTGCCACGACCGCCGAGCTCGCCCGCACGCACGGCCTGCCCGTGCACCTGCACGCCGCCGAGAACCGCGACCAGACCGAGACCAGCCTGGCCCGCCACGGCGTCACCCCGATCGAGGTCCTGGAACGCACCACGCTCCTCCACACGGACCTGCTCCTCGCCCACGGCACCGGCATCGTCGACAGCGACCTCCCCCTTCTGGAGCGGGCCGACGGCCGCACGGCCGTCGCCACCGCGCCCCGCGGCTACCTCAAGTTCGCCTGGCCGGACACCACACCGGTCCGCGCCCTGCGCGACATCGGCATCGACGTCGGACTCGCCACCGACGGCGCCGCCTCCAACAACAGCCTCGACGTGTGGGAGTCGATGGCCCTCACCTCGCTGGTCCAGAAGTCGTCCGAGGGCGACCCCCGCCGGCTGACCTCCCGCCAGGCGCTGCACCACGCCACGTTGCAGAGCGCCCGTGCCGTGGGCCTCGGCGACAGCGCCGGCAGCATCGCGCCCGGCCGGCGGGCCGACATCGTCCTGGTCGACCTCACCGGGCCGCACACCCAGCCCGTCCACGACCTCGCCGCCACCCTCGTGCACAGCGCCCGCTCCGCCGACGTCCGCACCACGATCGTCGACGGACGGATCCTGATGCGCGACCGGGAGCTGCTGACGATCGACGTGCCGGCGGTGGTGCGGGAGCTGGGGGAGCGCCTGCCCGCACTCGTCGACCGCAGCCACGGCCGGCGCGTCCAGCGGTACGACACCTGA